In Chryseobacterium salivictor, the DNA window TATGAAAAAGGAACATTTGATGGCATGACCGTATATTCAAACAAAAAATTTTATGTTCATTTAAATACTGATTGTGGAAATTTTAAAGACAAAGCTAGAGGGCGATTTACATTGGCTCACGAACTTGGTCATTATTTTATAGATGCACACCGAGTAGGATTAATAAAGGGAATATTAGTGCCCCATCCATCAATTACTAACAAGAAACAATTTGACTCGATTGAAAGAGAAGCTGACTACTTTGCGTCTTGTATTCTTATGCCAGAATCTAGATTTAAAAATGATGTTTTAAGAAAAAAATTTAGTTTCAATATTATTAAAGATTTAGCCGATAAATATGAAGTTAGTCTAACAGCTTGTGCAATTAGGTTTGCACAGATTGGCAATCATCCCATTCTGATTATTTATGCTGAAGATGGAATTATTAAGTGGAAAATTGAAAGCGATGATTTTCCTTTTAAATGGTTGTTGAATGATAGAAAAGTACCCGAGAATACGGTTATCGGCGAGTATTTTTCCAAATCCAATGTACGGGACATTTATAAAACAGAAAAAGTTTGGGCGATGGATTGGTTTATTTATGTGAAAGATTATGATATTAACAGGTCTTTTTATGAACATTGTATTCCACATAAAAATAAAGCTTTAAGTATAATTTGGGAAGATTAGAGTTCATAAATTCTGGTAAAAATAAATAAATTGAAAATTTCATATTTCACGTTTTTGCACAAAACCACTCATTCAAATCCTTAAAATCCCAATACAACAAAGAACAATCTTCCACATTTTTGTACTTTTTTTGAATAATTTCTTTGGTTGAATTTCCATTGGCATCATTATCCAAGAAAAGTGAGATTTTACCATAATTTTTCAAAGTTTCTTCAACTTTAAAAAGCATTGCCGTGGAATTTAGAATCAAATAATCTGAAATTGATTTTTCTTTCTTCTCCAAATTTTTAAAAGTCAAATAATCAAAAAAACCTTCAAAAATGATAATTTCTTTATTTTCGCTTAATTCATTTTTAGCTAAAGTAACATCCTTTTTACCCAAACAAATTTTTGAATATTTATTTCGGATTTCCACTCCTCCAGAATTATTGAAAAATCCGATTCCGAAATACTTTTTACTATTCAATTCATAATAAATTTCTTTTACCAAATCTTTTTGTTCATAGACTTTTCGGGATTTTAAATATTGAATTAATGCAGGATGCCGAATTTCACTCACTTTAATTATTGAATAATTTTTGCCTTGAGAAGCTTCTGCAATCTCATCATTTTTTTGAACAGAAAAATCGAATTTCTCAAAATACTTCAAGGCTTCAGAAACAGAACATTGATTTATTTGTTGAACGATTGAAATAATATCATAGTTTTTCCCAGTTCCGAAGTCAAAAGCTTTGTTTTTAACAAAATCAACTGAAAAACTCGGAATTTTTTCCTCTCGGTCTAATGCAAAATAAAACGCAGTTTTCCGGTTTTCTTTCACAGGAAACAAGTTGAATGATTCCAAAACTGTTCTGATGTTTATTTTTTCTTTTATTTTTTCGCAATTCATTTTTTTTCTTTTTTAAAGCAATTTTTTTTATCCACATTTTCCTTTTAAATAAAAAAAAACTTTTCAATTACTTTTATAATACTTTTAGTGATTCGCTGTATCGACTTACAACAAGAGTTTTAGCTCACTTTTGGAATGAGCGCAATTCCGAATTAAAGATGAGTGCAAATCCGAAATATAAATGAGCGCAATTCCGAAAAACCACCTATTTTGGAATGAGTGCAATTCCGAATTGAATTTTTTATTTTCAGTCAATATTCGCATTTATCCACATTTTCTCATGTTTATCCATGTTTTTCTTAGCTTCAAAATTTTCGAGTGAGCGCAATTCCGAAAACTCAATCAAAATTTTTTGTGTTTTAACATTTCATTAACTCCAGCGAGCGCAATTCCGAAAGTAGGATGAGTGCAATTTCGAATTCAAATAATTATCGGATAACCATTCGGCAATAATTCTCCCATTTTCGTATTCCGATAAATATCTATGATGAGTTTCTGGATTTCATTTAGAAATAGTTTTCCTTGAAATTGCGTTGATTTTATTCCTTTTAATCGGTTTATTTTGACAAATTCTTTGAAAGCTTTTTCTATCAATTCTCTGGTTTGAGGAATATTTTTGTACTGATGAACCAAGTGAATCATTTCATTTTCCTTTAAACCATATCTTTTTCTGAAGTAATTTAATCTTCGAGTAATTTTTCCCCCTTGGTCAAGATAAGCTTCGCTTGATTCTAATTGTTCTCTTTTATTTTCGGAAAAGTTGTCGTTCGAAATAGCTTTGGTCTTATAAGGAATAATAAAAATTGAATCCTTTTTGTATTTATAATTGAATGAAAGCGTATTGAATTTGTTCAAGTTGGCTCTTGCCGGTTTTAGAAATTTAAAACAAAAATCATTGGCGGATTTATAGTTTAATCCGAACTTTTTATTGAGTGTTGAAAGTTTTAAAACCGTTCCATTTTCAGGAATTTTTGAAAGCCAAATCGCGAAAATAATATGTTTGTTGTTTCGAATATTATAGACCAAATTGTAGAGGATATAATTATATTCTGGGATGACCATTAATTTTTTCAACCAAAAACTGCTGATTAAAAACGTAGTGTAACCTCTTTGGTCATAACTTGGTGTAGAAATTAATCCTCCAAAAGTTTTAATTTCTTTTCCTTTTGAATTCATCGATTTATACCAAGTCATTTTAAATTTAGCCAAAAAC includes these proteins:
- a CDS encoding ImmA/IrrE family metallo-endopeptidase, with protein sequence MINNTPLNEIKELAEYIALQYTEAVTPINIIAENERLILIYDKYEKGTFDGMTVYSNKKFYVHLNTDCGNFKDKARGRFTLAHELGHYFIDAHRVGLIKGILVPHPSITNKKQFDSIEREADYFASCILMPESRFKNDVLRKKFSFNIIKDLADKYEVSLTACAIRFAQIGNHPILIIYAEDGIIKWKIESDDFPFKWLLNDRKVPENTVIGEYFSKSNVRDIYKTEKVWAMDWFIYVKDYDINRSFYEHCIPHKNKALSIIWED
- a CDS encoding toprim domain-containing protein is translated as MNCEKIKEKINIRTVLESFNLFPVKENRKTAFYFALDREEKIPSFSVDFVKNKAFDFGTGKNYDIISIVQQINQCSVSEALKYFEKFDFSVQKNDEIAEASQGKNYSIIKVSEIRHPALIQYLKSRKVYEQKDLVKEIYYELNSKKYFGIGFFNNSGGVEIRNKYSKICLGKKDVTLAKNELSENKEIIIFEGFFDYLTFKNLEKKEKSISDYLILNSTAMLFKVEETLKNYGKISLFLDNDANGNSTKEIIQKKYKNVEDCSLLYWDFKDLNEWFCAKT